tggcgccgaccaccaaggaggaagaggggAGGTGAGGGGCGCTGGCCACAAGGAGAAGGATGTGTGTCGCTGGCCCTAtgaggagagaagagaattgtggaattaggaaaattaggttttaagggCCACCATCTACTCCTTTTTGTAcgcttgccgtcggttacaaagaaagaaaaaataacagaattctatttagaaaaaatctcttttTCTATAAccgaattttgtttagaaaaaatctttctttctataaccaagttaaaccaaaccaagttaagttaaactaaaccaagttaagttaaaccaaaccaagttaagttaaaccaaactaagttatggatgggtggatgcgaggctttatatagatgctacaatagggacctagaggaggaattggtttaggcctcctgatgggcttgagcttcctgtgttcgacccaaacacccaacccaagtccatcaataataacacatatcactaaagggttattatttaactaccgcaccaatcccatattacaatatgggccccttcttatcatgagtgtgttaatctcctcgtgtttaagatatcgtatgcccgttaattaaatgagttactgataactcaattaattaacatctgattccaagagtagttccactcactacaagaaaaaccctcatagacatcggtggaacaacaacggttttaagcaaaaatcgatgtctttgagtattttacacgggtttttccaaaaattggtgtctatgagcgcaaattttcgctcatagacatcggttttttagccgacgTCTATGaacaccttttttttttgttaatatacaccagttttaacagcggtttttaaaccccggtgttaatgaacaaaaaaaaataatttaattttttcaccagccaaaatttacaacacttcacaaagttccctccaaacctaaaccaatatcgtgccccttcttttgcctaaacctaaacctccgaccatctctctcggcctcatctccctcttccccttcctagatcgacgccccttccttcttccccttcctggatcgacACCTCTTCCTCTCCTGAgcaggatcaaaaccacctgcttcgaTCCTAAGCAAAATCGCAGCATAAATCATTCCGTTCTGCCTCCTCAtccgatcctctcttcctcctccttcctctcttcgctcttcccggctAAGGTAGGGGCCGACGAGATCCGAATAGCGAGAGGACGCCCACGACCACCATGGCATGGTTGGTCGGCAACGTGAGGgaatccgaaggaagagagaaTAGCACCGAGATCCAGGAGCTCGCTCGCTTTGCCGTCGACGAGCACAACAAGAAACAGGTCTTGCGCTCCTcctaattactattttttttctctcccaaaATTGGGGCTTTTTCTCCGGACCAATATTTTTCGATCTGTTGATGTGCAGAATGTGCTTTTGGAGTTTGCGCGTGTTGTGAAGGCGAGGGAGCAAGTTGTCGCTGGAACTCTGCATCACTTGACGGTGGAGGCAGTTGAGGGATGGGAGAAGAAGATTGATGGAATCGCTATTTTGGTGCCGTTATTTTGGTGTTCATTATTGTGCCGTTATTTTGGTATGTCGGAATCGTTAATCTGGTCCCTGCGCTACCGTGAGCTCAATCCTGGTGATGACCTAGGACACGAATCGGGTCTCCGAGGTTGGAAGACCTCCGCCGCAAGGAAGGGAGCGAACTGCCGAAGCCCGAGCTACATCGCCGCCAAGCCCATGCTCCGGCAGCTTCCTCACAGGCGACTCTTCTGAATTCCGAAGACCTTCGTACATCCTGACTCTCATCCTCCTGATCTGCCAAAGGAGGCGTTGCATGCCCCCGCCTCCGCTGAAGTAGCACCGCCTGAGTCGAACCCTTACATCGCTCACTCACCCGCCACTAACTCTTCCTCGTCGACAAGTATTAGCTTTTTCCCCATCTTAAATTTGCTTGGCAACGAGTCTATCTTCTTTTAAGTTAGCTTCCGATTGTGAGGTTTTCGAATGGTTAGGTACAGCGGAGACTGTGAAGACCGTGTTTAAGAGATGGTGAAAAAACTCGTGGAGTCGGTGAAGAAAGCTGAGGACTTGTCTAAAAATACATGGCAGCATCGTGAGCAACGCTTTACCTGAGTTTATACCTCGTTCATATTAGCTCTGCAAATATCGATTGGAGTTCTGTTCTGTTATAGtgactctgtttttttttttcaatcatatTAATCTCGATTAAGACTAGGTTTTGTGATCATATAACACAACAGAGCAGAGAacattgcttcttcttcttcttcttcctttttttttaaaattttttggcaATATCATTTTTTGTAGTAATAGGGAGTTTCAAAACCAAGAGTGATTTTTACCTTCCAATTGCTTCTCCTATGTCTAGTACAAGTTAGGGATTTAATTGAGCTCACCGTATGGGTTGAAGTTAGTAAGTGAAATTAAATGAAGTGGGTAATGAATATAGACTAATTAATCAAGTTTTGTATCTCATCATGAATTTATTTATACGCTGCAAATTATtggttttgttgttgttgttaataTAGCTGAATTACTTTATTATGACTTAATATATTCAGCTGAATTACTTCTCTTATGAATTCTGGATATTGCAATTTTTGCATTTTCTTATTCTGATTTTCACTTTTAATAATCTCTCTCAACTCCAGTGAACACAGGACCAAGTTTTGTTGAAGCTACCATGGGAAGAATTGCTCAAGGAACCAAAGTGATTGGAAAAGGTGGCTACGATaagatattttgacaaactttTGATACCCTTCCTGAAGAACAGCTAAAAAAATCCTATGCCTGTTATTTATCAACATCTGCTGGTCTGAATGGAGTTATTATAAGGTACTCATGTGGAAGTTCTCTAGCATTTCAATTTAATGTTTCCTGATCAACAACAAAAAATGTTGTTTTTTCCTGCTAACTCAACTTTCTTTTGTGGAGAAGGATATGTCTATCgagtgtaatataatacatgctATTTAGAATTATGAAACACTATCTTCTTACATAAATTTCCTCCAAATTATATTTAACTGTC
This window of the Zingiber officinale cultivar Zhangliang chromosome 3B, Zo_v1.1, whole genome shotgun sequence genome carries:
- the LOC122054898 gene encoding cysteine proteinase inhibitor 6-like encodes the protein MAWLVGNVRESEGRENSTEIQELARFAVDEHNKKQNVLLEFARVVKAREQVVAGTLHHLTVEAVEGWEKKIDGIAILVPLFWCSLLCRYFGHESGLRGWKTSAARKGANCRSPSYIAAKPMLRQLPHRRLFICNCKFNFLIPYELLKILIASIEVIEEFAKSPCLEHYKNLGAT